AATGTGATCCCGGTGCTCGCGGCCAACCGGATCGGCGATGAGGGCGGGCAGGTGTTTTACGGCTCGTCCTTCGTCGCCAGCCATACGGGCGAGAAGGTCAGCGAACTGGGCCGGTCGGAAACCGGCCTGGTGACGGGCGAGTTCGATCTGGACTATCTGCAACGCCACCGCGCCGCCTGGGGCTTCTTCCGCGACCGGCGTCCGGATCTCTACGAGCCCTATTTCACGCCACGTTCGTCCTGACGGTCCGGCGTCTTGCGGCGCCGGCGCCCGGTTGGCATCAACATCACCACCACAAAGGCGACAGCAATGGCCGGCCATCCAAAGGCGATGGCCTGGTCAGTCTGTCCCTGGGTCAGGCTGAAAGCTGAGGCGGTCAGGCCGCCGGCAGTCACGGTCGCTGCGCTGAGCAGCATGGCAAGGCTGTAGCCCATGCATTCCTCCAACACCCCCGCGTGGTCGTTATCATCGACCCCTCTATGGCTGCATCATGGCAGAAAGGGGCTAATACTTGGTTTCCGGGACTCGCGAGGCAAGGCCCCAGGGGACGCACGCGGTTCAAATCCCTCGTTTCAAAAAGTTCTTTAATTTATAAAGTTCTTCTGCATTCGAACGAGGAGAACCGATATGCCGATCCAACAGACTTCAATTTCCCATCACCCGACCCGGGTGCTGACGCAGCTGGCGGTCCCCTTGGCCATCGCCCTGGTTGCCGCCACCGGGGCGACCGCGCCGGGCCTGGCCCAGGAGGGCGGTGACAGGGCCCGCCCGGGAGAGGTGCTGGCCGCCATGGTCGGCACCTGGCAAGGCTCGGGATGGTCCATGAACCGGACCCAGGAACGCGAGACCTTTGATGTCTTCGAACGGGTTGAGTCCGTTGCCGGTGGCCATCTCGTCATGATCCGGGGGCGCGGCTATGCGCCAGCCGGTACCGGTGAGGATGGACGGCTGGTCCATGATGCCGGCGGTATTGTCCGCCTGACTGAAGCGGGTGGCTACGAGATGTTCGCGGCCACCGCCATGAATGGCGCCGACGGCTTCGCCATGGAGGTCACCGGGACGGGCTATACCTGGGAAATTCCGCTCGGCCCGCATGGCCGGATCGTCTATGAGGCCGTCTTCACCGCCGACAGCTGGACTGAAACCGGCCAGTATTGTGACCCGGCCGGCCAGTGCTATCCGACCCTGTCGATGACGCTCACGCGGGTCGCCGACTGACCACGATCAGTGTGCGTTCACCAGCGCGCCCAGAATGCCGTCAATGATGAACTGGGCGGCGAGGGCGGCAAGGATGACGCCGAGGATGCGGGTGATCATGGCGGCCATGGAGTCGCCGATGACCCGCATCACCGGTCCGATCGCGAGGAAGGTGATCAGGCAGATCACCAGGATCACGCCTGCAGCGGCCAGCACGACTCCGCGCTCGGCCCAGCCACCGGCATCCGACATGTAGAGCATGACGGTTGCGATCGCGCCGGGCCCCGCCAGCATCGGGATCGCCATCGGGAAGACCGAGATGTCCTCCCAGGTCTCCGGATGGGCATCATGCTCGTCCATGATCGACTCGGCCCGTTCCTCGCGGCGTTCGGTGCGCTTTTCGAAGATCATTTCCAGGGCCATCAGGAACAGCAGGACGCCACCGGCAATCCGGAAGGCAT
The window above is part of the Maricaulis maris MCS10 genome. Proteins encoded here:
- a CDS encoding MarC family protein → MLEIFTSALVTFFVAIDPPGVAPIFASLTNGAPNAHRRAMAIKSVVIATGVLLGFALAGGWLLNAMHISLDAFRIAGGVLLFLMALEMIFEKRTERREERAESIMDEHDAHPETWEDISVFPMAIPMLAGPGAIATVMLYMSDAGGWAERGVVLAAAGVILVICLITFLAIGPVMRVIGDSMAAMITRILGVILAALAAQFIIDGILGALVNAH